In Kineococcus mangrovi, the following are encoded in one genomic region:
- a CDS encoding cell wall-binding repeat-containing protein, which translates to MSHPTHRRATRAVVATALAAASVAVAVLPAQATPIRAHQTYGADRYLTSLVLEDGAFDTAFLVTGEDFPDGLAAGAVAGSLGANVYLSPRGQVTPEIRQRLGYYRNIVVMGSETALSADVWTWLQQNTRAHLHRVAGADRYGTAAELATWAHPQGADHVIVVTGTNYADALSGAAAGAKTDAPVLLVRPDGVPEQTAAALTALKPGRVTVLGSEAAVPRAVYDSLAQLAPAATFQRLAGADRYATAVEVAKAFFTPGDTQRAVLVSGASWADGVTAGAYAGRRGAPLLLTPATCVPQVVNLEIEALGVVSLDAVGGPTVLSEDARKRTSCEAGPKTYLDELAAPTGNARFLSDHATIDGVFYPRSISYDTDPRNSEYRTWGLTGRYSRFTATVGLGDTNQSGLRSTVAVYGDEKQLASVAVAAGSPAVLDVDVSGVQNLKVVTTSSDRTVQVSTDNNVVLGDAALR; encoded by the coding sequence ATGTCCCACCCCACCCACCGGCGCGCGACCCGCGCCGTCGTGGCGACCGCGCTGGCCGCCGCGTCCGTCGCCGTGGCTGTCCTTCCTGCCCAGGCGACCCCGATCCGTGCTCACCAGACGTACGGTGCGGACCGCTACCTCACCTCGCTGGTGCTGGAGGACGGCGCTTTCGACACGGCGTTCCTCGTCACCGGCGAGGACTTCCCCGACGGTCTGGCCGCGGGGGCGGTGGCCGGCTCGCTGGGCGCGAACGTCTACCTGTCGCCGCGGGGGCAGGTCACCCCGGAGATCCGTCAGCGCCTGGGGTACTACCGCAACATCGTGGTCATGGGCAGCGAGACCGCCCTCAGCGCCGACGTGTGGACGTGGCTGCAGCAGAACACCCGCGCGCACCTGCACCGGGTCGCCGGCGCGGACCGGTACGGCACGGCGGCCGAGCTCGCGACCTGGGCTCACCCCCAAGGTGCGGACCATGTCATCGTAGTGACCGGCACGAACTACGCCGATGCGCTGTCGGGCGCTGCGGCCGGGGCGAAGACCGACGCCCCGGTGCTGCTGGTCCGTCCGGACGGAGTTCCCGAGCAGACCGCCGCAGCCCTGACGGCGCTCAAGCCGGGCCGTGTCACGGTCCTCGGTTCCGAGGCCGCCGTCCCGCGGGCCGTCTACGACAGCCTGGCCCAGCTCGCGCCCGCCGCGACCTTCCAGCGCCTGGCCGGTGCCGACCGCTACGCCACCGCCGTGGAGGTCGCGAAGGCGTTCTTCACGCCCGGCGACACCCAGCGCGCGGTGCTCGTCTCCGGTGCCAGCTGGGCCGACGGCGTGACCGCGGGTGCCTACGCCGGTCGTCGTGGTGCCCCGCTCCTGCTGACCCCGGCCACGTGCGTTCCCCAGGTGGTCAACCTGGAGATCGAGGCGCTGGGCGTCGTCTCGCTCGACGCGGTGGGGGGCCCCACGGTCCTGTCCGAGGACGCCCGCAAGCGGACGTCCTGCGAAGCCGGGCCGAAGACCTACCTGGACGAGCTGGCGGCACCGACGGGCAACGCCCGTTTCCTGTCCGACCACGCCACCATCGACGGTGTGTTCTACCCGCGGTCGATCTCCTACGACACCGACCCCCGTAACTCTGAGTACCGCACGTGGGGCCTCACCGGGAGGTACTCCCGCTTCACCGCCACGGTGGGACTGGGTGACACCAACCAGTCGGGGCTGCGATCGACGGTCGCCGTCTACGGCGACGAGAAGCAGCTCGCCTCCGTCGCGGTGGCCGCAGGTTCGCCGGCGGTGCTGGACGTCGACGTCTCGGGTGTCCAGAACCTGAAGGTCGTGACGACCTCGTCGGACCGGACGGTGCAGGTGAGCACGGACAACAACGTCGTCCTCGGGGACGCGGCCCTGCGCTGA
- the pilM gene encoding type IV pilus assembly protein PilM: MPGRNAIGLDIGTSGVRAAELSYGKNGITLEKFGQVALPEGAVRDGEVVDRAVVADALRTLWKASGFKGKDVALGVANQRVVVRQVDLPWLPAKELKAALPLQVQDYLPMPVADCILDFHPVTELQEDGGRKLRGLLVAAARDMVMANVDAVRAAGLRARSVDLTSFAVLRAVGQVHGDVATEALVDIGARVSNLVVHSAGAPRFVRVLLSGGQDVTDAIAERLGLPGNVAEAVKRRTEDVSDAEQDLARSAVDLMVEVFVDEIRSSLDYYGAANPQFRIERLVLTGGGSLLEGIAERLQAASRVPVVWGDAIAPLHVGNTGLDESQLASIQTLAAVPVGLALGAIS; encoded by the coding sequence GTGCCTGGACGCAACGCCATCGGCCTGGACATCGGGACGTCGGGTGTTCGCGCCGCCGAGCTGTCCTACGGCAAGAACGGCATCACGCTCGAGAAGTTCGGCCAGGTCGCCCTGCCCGAGGGTGCCGTGCGTGACGGAGAAGTCGTCGACCGCGCTGTCGTGGCCGACGCTCTGCGCACCTTGTGGAAGGCTAGCGGTTTCAAGGGCAAGGACGTCGCCCTGGGGGTGGCGAACCAGCGCGTCGTGGTGCGTCAGGTCGACCTCCCGTGGTTGCCGGCCAAGGAGTTGAAGGCGGCCTTGCCGCTGCAGGTCCAGGACTACCTGCCCATGCCTGTCGCCGACTGCATCCTGGACTTCCACCCGGTCACCGAACTCCAGGAGGACGGCGGCCGGAAGCTGCGGGGGCTGCTGGTCGCTGCTGCCCGTGACATGGTGATGGCCAATGTCGACGCCGTGCGCGCAGCAGGTCTGCGAGCGAGGTCGGTCGACCTCACGTCCTTCGCCGTCCTCCGCGCCGTCGGTCAGGTGCACGGTGACGTCGCCACCGAGGCGCTCGTCGACATCGGCGCCCGGGTGAGCAACCTCGTCGTCCACTCGGCCGGCGCCCCCCGGTTCGTGCGCGTCCTCCTCTCCGGGGGCCAGGACGTGACCGACGCCATCGCCGAGCGCCTCGGCCTGCCCGGGAACGTCGCCGAAGCCGTCAAGCGGCGGACCGAGGACGTCTCGGACGCGGAGCAGGACCTCGCGCGGTCCGCCGTCGACCTGATGGTCGAGGTGTTCGTCGACGAGATCCGTTCGTCCCTCGACTACTACGGCGCCGCCAACCCGCAGTTCCGCATCGAACGCCTCGTCCTCACCGGTGGCGGCTCCCTGCTCGAGGGGATCGCCGAGCGCCTCCAGGCCGCCAGTCGCGTGCCTGTCGTGTGGGGCGACGCGATCGCTCCCCTGCACGTGGGGAACACCGGGCTCGACGAGTCCCAGCTCGCCAGCATCCAGACTCTCGCCGCCGTCCCGGTCGGCCTCGCGCTCGGAGCGATCTCATGA
- a CDS encoding type IV pilin protein, which produces MLARIRKAMQEKDQGFTLIELLVVIVIIGILAAIAIPTFLNQREKAWTRAAQSDLRNAATNMETYFGDNGTYVGGPGADNAFKISTETNNNPTVVGASTTGYCIQIVSKKLQGADATWNFKSSVGSPAKGACA; this is translated from the coding sequence ATGCTCGCTCGCATCCGCAAGGCCATGCAGGAGAAGGACCAGGGGTTCACCCTGATCGAGCTCCTCGTCGTCATCGTCATCATCGGCATCCTGGCGGCCATCGCCATCCCGACGTTCCTCAACCAGCGTGAGAAGGCGTGGACCCGCGCGGCCCAGTCCGACCTGCGCAACGCCGCCACCAACATGGAGACGTACTTCGGCGACAACGGTACTTACGTGGGTGGTCCTGGCGCGGACAACGCCTTCAAGATCTCTACTGAGACGAACAACAACCCGACGGTCGTGGGCGCTTCGACGACCGGCTACTGCATCCAGATCGTCAGCAAGAAGCTCCAGGGCGCCGACGCGACCTGGAACTTCAAGAGCTCGGTCGGCAGCCCGGCCAAGGGTGCTTGCGCCTGA
- a CDS encoding type II secretion system F family protein: MATVTKAKTFDYSVRDRSGKLVSGTLEATDQAAVLQRLKTMGLVPVSVNESKAGQGLQMEINLPGSGKVKMKDLAIMSRQFATMVASGLTLIRALGILAEQTESKKLGQVLTEVRGEVEAGAALSTSMAKRPRVFPPLMTNMIRAGEVGGFLDGVLLRIAANYESEVKLRGKIKSAMTYPVVVLIMAVLAVFGMLMFVVPVFKEMFSSLGGTLPGPTLVLVFLSEQMVWVAPLVVVLVVSSGFVWTRIKNRDDVRGFVDPLKLKIPVFGMLFQKVALSRFARNMSTMLAAGVPILQALDIVAETTGNITLTRGIRDVQESVRNGESLTGPLSKHKVFPSMMVQMMAVGEDTGAIDAMLEKISEFYDDEVETMTESLTALLEPLMIAVLGGIIGSMVIALYMPMFKIMDQIK, from the coding sequence GTGGCGACTGTGACGAAGGCGAAGACCTTCGACTACTCCGTGCGGGACAGGAGCGGCAAGCTGGTCTCGGGGACGCTGGAGGCCACGGACCAAGCCGCTGTCCTCCAACGGCTCAAGACGATGGGTCTCGTGCCCGTCAGCGTCAACGAGTCGAAGGCCGGTCAGGGCCTGCAGATGGAGATCAACCTCCCCGGCTCGGGCAAGGTCAAGATGAAGGACCTGGCCATCATGTCGCGGCAGTTCGCCACCATGGTGGCCTCGGGGCTTACGCTCATCCGGGCGCTGGGCATCCTGGCCGAGCAGACGGAGAGCAAGAAGCTCGGCCAGGTGCTGACCGAGGTCCGTGGCGAGGTCGAGGCGGGAGCAGCCCTCTCGACGTCGATGGCCAAGCGGCCGCGGGTCTTCCCCCCGCTGATGACGAACATGATCCGCGCCGGTGAGGTCGGCGGTTTCCTCGACGGGGTCCTGCTGCGCATCGCAGCGAACTACGAGTCCGAGGTCAAGCTCCGCGGCAAGATCAAGTCGGCCATGACGTACCCGGTCGTGGTCCTCATCATGGCGGTCCTGGCGGTGTTCGGGATGCTGATGTTCGTCGTCCCGGTCTTCAAGGAGATGTTCTCCTCGCTGGGGGGAACCCTGCCCGGCCCGACCCTGGTCCTGGTCTTCCTGAGCGAGCAGATGGTGTGGGTCGCCCCGCTCGTGGTGGTGCTGGTCGTCTCGTCCGGGTTCGTCTGGACCCGCATCAAGAACCGTGACGACGTCCGGGGGTTCGTCGACCCCTTGAAGCTGAAGATCCCGGTCTTCGGGATGCTGTTCCAGAAGGTGGCGCTCAGCCGCTTCGCCCGCAACATGAGCACGATGCTGGCGGCCGGTGTCCCCATCCTGCAAGCCCTCGACATCGTCGCCGAGACCACGGGCAACATCACCTTGACCCGGGGCATCCGGGACGTCCAGGAGAGCGTCCGCAACGGTGAGTCCCTCACCGGCCCGCTCTCCAAGCACAAGGTATTCCCGTCGATGATGGTACAGATGATGGCCGTCGGTGAGGACACCGGTGCCATCGACGCCATGCTGGAGAAGATCTCGGAGTTCTACGACGACGAGGTCGAGACCATGACCGAGAGCCTCACCGCGCTATTGGAACCACTGATGATCGCGGTGCTGGGCGGCATCATCGGCTCGATGGTCATCGCGCTGTATATGCCGATGTTCAAGATCATGGACCAGATCAAGTAG
- a CDS encoding prepilin-type N-terminal cleavage/methylation domain-containing protein, whose translation MHTKGEQSADEGFTLVEVIVASAIFLAIGTAVTAALMVALRTAATNEGRVQAANLAARQIDLVRSGDVSALAGTTYDVQRGSLRYRVTQTVDSQTVDVGGSACDGASGAEAVKRVTVIVTWDGMGDATPVRSDTYRTLPVTGSSATKGTLTYKVVDRNGTPAAGAPIALRKGGTLVKTSTTRADGCVVFSNLDAGTDYTGTLTQAGFVNNQHLASVSKANVVVARTVTKDPGFVWDGAALLTVSASAPAGYPVPSNVPLSLFNSNLTSGSLTLPGCGNTPCASLSTTASGATWTARGLFPFASTYQLSSGACGTACTRAQTSVQATPGQTTVAAAPAFGGVAATAGTLVSGVLGSNAVRTLTATNADLTSERYTFPTATGGDGTPAKMALPPGRWYIAQNPGETNDAYRVLVTVQPGQTYSVAVLAR comes from the coding sequence GTGCACACGAAGGGCGAGCAGAGCGCGGACGAGGGGTTCACCCTCGTCGAGGTCATCGTCGCCTCCGCCATCTTCCTCGCGATCGGCACCGCGGTGACGGCGGCCCTCATGGTGGCGCTGCGGACCGCGGCGACCAACGAGGGCCGGGTGCAGGCCGCCAACCTCGCGGCGCGGCAGATCGACCTCGTCCGCAGCGGGGACGTCAGCGCCCTGGCCGGCACCACCTACGACGTGCAGCGGGGATCGCTTAGGTACCGTGTGACGCAGACGGTCGATTCCCAGACGGTCGACGTCGGCGGGTCGGCCTGCGACGGCGCCTCCGGCGCCGAGGCCGTCAAGCGTGTGACGGTCATCGTGACCTGGGACGGCATGGGGGACGCCACCCCGGTGCGGTCCGACACCTACCGCACCCTCCCCGTGACCGGTTCCAGCGCGACCAAAGGGACCTTGACCTACAAGGTTGTGGACCGCAACGGCACCCCCGCGGCCGGTGCCCCCATCGCCCTGCGCAAGGGCGGCACCCTGGTCAAGACGTCGACGACGCGCGCCGACGGGTGCGTCGTGTTCTCCAACCTGGACGCGGGGACCGACTACACCGGCACCCTCACGCAGGCGGGTTTCGTGAACAACCAGCACCTGGCCAGCGTCAGCAAGGCGAACGTCGTCGTCGCCCGCACCGTGACCAAGGACCCCGGCTTCGTCTGGGACGGTGCGGCCTTGCTGACCGTCAGCGCGAGCGCGCCCGCAGGGTACCCGGTGCCCTCGAACGTCCCGCTGAGCCTCTTCAACTCCAACTTGACCAGCGGGTCACTCACCCTGCCCGGGTGCGGGAACACCCCGTGCGCGTCCCTGTCGACGACGGCGTCGGGGGCGACCTGGACTGCAAGGGGCCTCTTCCCCTTCGCCTCGACCTACCAGCTGTCCTCCGGGGCGTGCGGAACCGCCTGCACCCGCGCGCAGACGTCGGTCCAGGCCACTCCCGGCCAGACCACCGTCGCCGCGGCACCCGCCTTCGGGGGAGTGGCGGCCACCGCGGGGACGCTCGTCTCCGGCGTCCTGGGGTCCAACGCCGTCCGGACGCTCACCGCGACAAACGCCGATCTCACCAGCGAGCGATACACCTTCCCGACGGCGACGGGCGGTGACGGCACACCGGCGAAGATGGCCCTGCCGCCCGGCCGGTGGTACATCGCGCAGAACCCCGGGGAGACCAACGACGCCTACCGCGTCCTCGTCACCGTCCAGCCCGGCCAGACCTACTCCGTGGCGGTGCTCGCCCGATGA
- a CDS encoding PilN domain-containing protein, which translates to MSFQTLEAVATRHDTARVDLLPPEIGQARALRKLQVGLGCGVVAVAVAAAAAALVTQGHVDAAQDALAAERARTPALQQEQAEYAEVPAVLAEVALVESARDQAQAHDVKLYSLMDQVAATAPADLSLTTLTFTVTAGEAGTAAATAGVATSDSPGTVDVVGVTKSESQVASFMESLDALDGIDGTTLASTARDESGVITFTLSGALTPAALAHGS; encoded by the coding sequence ATGAGTTTCCAGACCCTCGAGGCGGTGGCTACCCGCCACGACACGGCGCGCGTCGACCTCCTGCCGCCCGAGATCGGACAGGCACGCGCCCTGCGGAAGCTGCAGGTGGGCCTGGGGTGCGGTGTCGTGGCGGTCGCCGTCGCAGCCGCCGCCGCGGCCCTGGTCACCCAGGGACACGTCGACGCCGCGCAGGACGCACTGGCCGCCGAGCGGGCCCGGACCCCGGCCCTCCAGCAGGAGCAGGCCGAGTACGCCGAGGTGCCGGCGGTGCTGGCGGAGGTGGCGCTCGTGGAGTCCGCCCGCGACCAGGCGCAGGCCCACGACGTGAAGCTCTACAGCCTGATGGACCAGGTGGCGGCCACCGCGCCGGCTGACCTGTCCCTCACCACCTTGACCTTCACCGTCACCGCGGGCGAGGCCGGGACCGCCGCGGCGACCGCCGGCGTGGCGACCTCCGATTCGCCCGGGACCGTCGACGTCGTCGGGGTCACGAAGAGCGAGAGCCAGGTGGCGTCGTTCATGGAGTCCCTCGACGCCCTCGACGGCATCGACGGCACGACTCTCGCCAGCACCGCCCGGGACGAGTCCGGGGTCATCACGTTCACGCTGTCCGGTGCCCTGACGCCGGCCGCCCTCGCGCACGGCTCCTGA
- a CDS encoding prepilin peptidase — protein sequence MILLVTLSALLGLAVGSFLNVVVHRVPAGRSVVRPSSRCPGCDRGILRRDNVPVLSWLVLRGRCRHCGTGISVRYPVVELLTGLLFAAVAWQVGLSWALPAYLYLTAIAVALSAIDLDVHRLPDAIVLPSYLVTSVLLLVASLGTGDWYALVRALVGGVALLAVYFALFVVRPGGMGFGDVKLAGVLGLYLGWLGWSELLVGAFLAFLVGGVVSIGLVAFGRAGRRSRIPFGPFMLLGAVTAVFAGAALGQWYVGLFGLTAA from the coding sequence GTGATCCTCCTGGTCACCCTGTCCGCTCTCCTCGGTCTCGCCGTCGGGTCGTTCCTCAACGTCGTCGTGCACCGCGTTCCCGCAGGACGAAGCGTGGTGAGACCGTCGAGCCGGTGTCCAGGATGTGACCGGGGGATCCTGCGCCGCGACAACGTCCCCGTCCTGTCGTGGCTGGTGCTGCGCGGCAGGTGCAGGCACTGCGGGACGGGTATCTCCGTGCGCTACCCCGTCGTGGAGCTCCTCACGGGCCTGCTCTTCGCGGCGGTGGCTTGGCAGGTCGGCCTCTCGTGGGCCTTGCCGGCCTACCTCTACCTCACGGCCATCGCCGTCGCCCTGTCGGCGATCGACCTCGACGTCCACCGGCTTCCCGACGCCATCGTGCTGCCCTCGTACCTCGTCACCTCGGTCCTCCTTCTCGTCGCAAGTCTGGGAACCGGCGACTGGTACGCGCTGGTACGTGCGCTGGTCGGCGGCGTCGCCCTCCTGGCCGTCTACTTCGCGCTGTTCGTGGTCAGACCGGGGGGGATGGGGTTCGGCGACGTGAAGCTGGCCGGTGTCCTCGGACTGTACCTGGGCTGGCTCGGCTGGTCCGAACTCCTCGTCGGCGCCTTCCTCGCCTTCCTCGTCGGAGGTGTGGTCAGCATCGGCCTGGTCGCCTTCGGGCGCGCGGGGCGGAGATCCCGCATCCCGTTCGGCCCGTTCATGCTCCTGGGTGCTGTGACGGCGGTCTTCGCCGGCGCTGCGCTCGGGCAGTGGTACGTCGGGCTGTTCGGCCTGACCGCCGCCTGA
- a CDS encoding prepilin-type N-terminal cleavage/methylation domain-containing protein: MMRALNARFAGVRDRLAGRSDAGVTLVELLVVMVVTSVMATAVMITVLQALRATRSADGRQDRAAQARIALDGATTVLRTASLYTNSDGVDVPAFDRITPTEVVFRGNLSNIATTSGAADAAPTLFRITLDTSDPQDSKLVEQRWKSTTRDRSGNWVYPSSVTSTRVLAHRAQAVDGAVFTPFAAADVTTVIDAEQISSTVPRAADRSVTPAGLKSVVGIRVSLAVTPPVGETGDAATFSNYVDFVSKVG, encoded by the coding sequence ATGATGCGTGCTCTCAACGCCCGGTTCGCCGGCGTCCGCGACCGTCTCGCCGGTCGGTCCGACGCGGGAGTGACCCTCGTCGAGCTCCTCGTCGTGATGGTCGTCACGAGTGTCATGGCCACCGCCGTCATGATCACCGTCCTCCAGGCGCTGCGCGCGACGCGCTCGGCCGACGGGCGGCAGGACCGGGCGGCCCAGGCGCGGATCGCCCTGGACGGGGCGACGACGGTCCTGCGGACCGCATCGCTGTACACCAACAGCGACGGCGTCGACGTACCGGCCTTCGACCGCATCACCCCGACGGAGGTCGTCTTCCGAGGCAACCTCTCCAACATCGCCACCACCTCGGGGGCCGCCGACGCTGCACCGACCCTCTTCCGCATCACGCTCGACACGAGCGACCCACAGGACAGCAAGCTCGTCGAGCAGCGGTGGAAGAGCACGACCCGTGACCGCTCGGGCAACTGGGTGTACCCGTCGAGCGTCACGTCCACGCGCGTCCTCGCCCACCGGGCCCAGGCCGTCGACGGTGCCGTCTTCACGCCCTTTGCCGCCGCGGACGTCACGACCGTCATCGACGCCGAGCAGATCAGCTCCACCGTCCCGCGCGCTGCGGACCGCTCGGTGACGCCGGCCGGTCTCAAGTCGGTCGTCGGGATCCGCGTTTCGCTCGCCGTGACACCCCCTGTGGGTGAGACGGGTGACGCGGCAACCTTCAGCAACTACGTCGACTTCGTCAGCAAGGTGGGGTGA
- a CDS encoding type IV pilus twitching motility protein PilT, producing the protein MDNAGQGGQPVEPYVPANLRPAGADGVPSARPNISALLKQLESDQAVIAAPAQPPAPQGFQLAPPASVQQVPVQQVPVQQVPVQHVPAPPSVAQLAPEVEAHQAPALVTSGGDDVAVPVRVNDVLVRALELGASDIHLTSGAHPTVRLSGEMTALDEFPKMVSKTLQEAVYAVLTQKQREVFEANLELDFAYQVPGHSRFRVNVYRQRESVGVAFRRIPFEIKPLEDLGVPPVVGSFAGLQRGFVLVTGPTGSGKSTTLASIVDLANRTRKDHIMTVEDPIEFLHRHKSCIVNQREVGEDTKSFANALKHVLRQDPDIILVGEMRDLETISVALTAAETGHLVFGTLHTQSAASTIDRVIDVFPPHQQTQIRTQLAGAIQGVVCQTLCKRADGRGRVVATEVMVATPAIRNLIREGKTHQIGSAMQAGAQYGMHTLDQHLADLVRTRQITFEHGLEKCSAAEEYRRLTGRV; encoded by the coding sequence ATGGACAACGCTGGTCAGGGCGGGCAGCCCGTGGAGCCGTACGTCCCGGCGAACCTCCGGCCGGCGGGGGCGGACGGCGTGCCCTCGGCGCGCCCAAACATCAGCGCCCTGCTCAAGCAGCTGGAGAGCGACCAGGCCGTCATCGCGGCCCCCGCCCAGCCCCCGGCGCCGCAGGGGTTCCAGCTCGCGCCCCCCGCGTCCGTCCAGCAGGTGCCCGTCCAGCAGGTGCCCGTCCAGCAGGTGCCCGTCCAGCACGTCCCCGCCCCGCCGTCGGTGGCCCAGCTCGCCCCCGAGGTCGAGGCCCACCAGGCACCGGCGCTCGTCACGAGCGGAGGCGACGACGTCGCGGTCCCCGTCCGCGTCAACGACGTGCTCGTCCGCGCCCTCGAACTGGGCGCCTCCGACATCCACCTCACCTCCGGCGCCCACCCCACGGTGCGCCTGTCCGGTGAGATGACCGCGCTGGACGAGTTCCCGAAGATGGTGTCCAAGACGTTGCAGGAGGCGGTCTACGCCGTCCTCACCCAGAAGCAGCGCGAGGTGTTCGAGGCGAACCTAGAACTCGACTTCGCCTACCAGGTGCCCGGGCACTCCCGCTTCCGCGTCAACGTCTACCGCCAGCGCGAGTCCGTCGGTGTCGCCTTCCGCCGCATCCCCTTCGAGATCAAACCGTTGGAGGACCTCGGCGTCCCGCCCGTCGTCGGGTCCTTCGCCGGGCTGCAGCGCGGTTTCGTCCTCGTCACCGGCCCGACCGGTTCGGGGAAGTCGACGACGCTCGCCTCGATCGTCGACCTCGCCAACCGCACCCGCAAGGACCACATCATGACGGTCGAGGACCCCATCGAGTTCCTCCACCGCCACAAGAGCTGCATCGTCAACCAGCGCGAGGTGGGGGAGGACACCAAGTCCTTCGCCAACGCGCTCAAGCACGTGCTGCGCCAGGACCCCGACATCATCCTCGTCGGTGAGATGCGCGACCTGGAGACCATCTCCGTCGCCCTCACCGCCGCCGAGACCGGTCACCTCGTGTTCGGCACCCTGCACACCCAGAGCGCCGCCTCCACCATCGACCGCGTCATCGACGTGTTCCCCCCGCACCAGCAGACCCAGATCCGCACCCAGCTCGCCGGCGCCATCCAGGGCGTCGTCTGCCAGACGCTGTGCAAGCGCGCCGACGGCCGCGGTCGCGTCGTCGCCACCGAGGTCATGGTCGCCACCCCCGCCATCCGCAACCTCATCCGCGAGGGCAAGACCCACCAGATCGGCTCGGCCATGCAGGCCGGCGCGCAGTACGGCATGCACACGCTCGACCAGCACCTGGCCGACCTCGTGCGCACCCGCCAGATCACGTTCGAACACGGCCTGGAGAAGTGCTCCGCCGCCGAGGAATACCGCCGCCTGACCGGGCGCGTCTGA